The window TAAGCCTTGATCAATGGCAATCTCTCACTTGTATGCTACATGCAGCCGATCCACAATCTGAGTATACTTCCAAAAGGATAGGAGGAACTTCAATCTTCACATTTTCAGTATGTTTTTCCTACGAATGTAAAATTTAACTCATTTAAAATCTTGAGCCAACTATTTGGACTACACGCATATATAAAATTGACCGATAagataacttattaaaatatagATAATAGGTagatctctttttctttttggcgtTTGACTTGTTTAATATGTCatgataaataaagaaaaatcttttATTAGTTTTGATTTGGTATATATATAACAAATTAtaaaagaacaaataaataaatgaaaaatgaCGTGAGTTGAAGGGGTTGAGTTACGACTAATAATTTAGCAAATTTTATGCCATCCTAAGTTCCTAACCCAAGCAACCATTGGGTAAGTTATAATTTATGACCGTTTTAACCTACCCAAACGTAGTTCAATCCGTCTATTCGGCATCCCTGACTTTTTCATCACTAATTCATTGTCAATAAAATGTTGTGTTGATAATTGATTTATTCTCTAAACTGTTACGGTGATTCTAAAATAGACTATTAATCAAGTTCTTTAATTTCCAAGTCCCATATATTTGATTCTTGAATACATTGCCAAAATGCAGAAATACAATACGTCGTACTTGATACTCCGAGATGCTTTCCTAGTAGACATTATTACAAAGAACAACGGGACGCGAGTGTTGATGCTGGATTCTCTCAGTGCAGCTGCTCAATGGAAAGAAATAGATGTCCTCATCTTTGATTCTTGGCATTGGTGGCTTCATACTGGTAGAAAACAAGCGTAAGTACTCTTCAATCAGTTTTCCATATTTCTACCTTAATTATAGCGTATAGATTTTGTTCACTATGAAGGGGAGACTTGGAACAACAGTTGAGTTGTCTTTGTGTGGCATATAAGTGGGGGCGAAGGCACATGTCTTATaaggtggtcaactgaccacccttcgccagaaaattatactatatataggtaaaatattagaggtatataacatatattgaacactctTTATCGTAATTTTTTTTCACTTATTTCAAATTTGAACATCTTTGAGAAAATTTTTGGCTTCGCCACTACCTATATATCACGGGTTCGAGCCACGGAATCAACTACTAACGCTTGCATCAAATACTACCTACATCACACTCCTTGGGTTGCGGCCCTTCATCGGATCCTGCATAAACGCGAGATGCTTTGTGCCGGGCTGCCCTTTTAGATTTTTTGTACTATCACTTAATTTTATCATATATAAAGGTTATTAACTAATGTTTGTCATATAAATTTACTTGTAATTATCTTATAAGAGACTTGAATTTATTAAATATCTTTGCATCGTCAATACATATCAAACCTACTTTCATTAATTGATGGAATTCTAAGTTTGGTCATATTATTATGATTGCTTTTGCAGTTGGGATCTTGTTCAAGATGGCAACTCTACATACAAAGACGCACCCCGGTTAATCTTATATGAGAAAGCACTGAATACCTGGGCAAAATGGGTGGACTCTGAAGTAGATAcaacaaaaactaaaatatttttccaAGGAGTTTCTCCTGACCATGACAAGTGAGTTTAAGACAATTTTATACTTAGCATGGTAAACATACTATAAAATACAAGTTTAAGTTTTGTTCACTGACAGTATGATATTTAACTATTAAATCAGTTGTGCTGGAGTAACACAACCATTGAAGAGTACACAAGGACCTCGTCCAGGAGAATTGGTATTAGAGAAGGTTTTGAGAGGGATGAAAAAACCAGTTCATTTATTAAACGTAACAACATTATCACAGTACAGAGCAGACGGACATCCATCAGTTTATGGGTTTGGTGGACATAGGAACATAGACTGCACACATTGGTGTGTGGCTGGTGTTGCTGATACTTGGAATCAACTCTTAAGTGCAGTTCTTGATCAATTTTAGATCACCATTATGTAAAGAGAGAAGTGGGAGGCATACCATtcctttgtttttatttcttttcttatctttttaggGGATAAAACATAGAGTGCTCAGAACAAGAATATGTAATACGACGGTTATGCTCCAATTTCTTTTGAAAACtagtattttttttgaaaaaaatatgtattaaaaatagaaaccatttctttttcttataaAGTATATTTTACCGAGATAAGTAATTAAAATAACGAATTAATTATAGAAGAATTAATCTAATTAGTTGTTCATTTAATCGCTTAAGTTTAAAATAGTCAGCGaatatatattgtcacgacccaaaccgatgggctgcgacaggcacccggtaccttaacGTATCtttcatgtcatactattataggtaaattaaccaaaaagacactcgacataggatgacccagaATGATATAtcaacttatacatatgacgtacgagcctataaggccgaAATAATTACTCGTACACTGAAcgtaggccaacaaggccatacaatctttcacgtatatgacacatgtctacaagcctctaagagtagataaaaatcataaaggtcgggacaggaccccgccataccaatcaatacatgtccaaatcatactgaccaaatacacaactccagagcaaatggagcacaccaacaccttccgctaagctaatagcctacttggagtactctcaacctatctattgggacctgcgggcatgaaacgcagcgtccccacacaaaagggacgtcagtacaaataatgtaccgagtatgtaaggaatgaaaatcaaaataaaagtcaTGAAAGAAACaaggagtaaaagactcgacatgtaagtctgaatagatctatgaatcatttaatatttataatgtcatgcatatgtatatcaatgtcataccatgtataggtatatgcgtaaataacatcatcaagcctctgatggcatcctgtcacgacccaaaatccatcaatcgtgatggcacctaacccgacccgctaggtaagccaactaataactatccaattccaacaatattaataaaataattaaaaaaggtATTATTTGAATCTTATATAAtgcccaaggactggtagtacaaatcatgagcttctaagaatagagtttacgaagctgatatgaagtaaatacatcttctttttgaaaagtacataaacagagttttataatcTAAGACTACCATGAATAAGAGACAGATACAACAGGGACACAGGTACACCTTAGAACCCAGCTCCCACAATGCACAACAACATTGACATCCGAAAtatgcacgcaatgtgcaggaagtgtagtatgagtatgtttacagtgaaaataataataacaattaaatttgattatgaggttctaaaaatacgtgatctatttttatgctagtttttaaGCAATAGATGCTGGGTAAAAGGTTAGAAATCAAGATTACATCTTAGGAACGGTATGACAATCGAACTGAATAGTTGGAGATCAGGGCCTCAAGCCGTCGATTATAATGCCTCGAGGTCGAGTTGGGTAACCGACTTAGAGCAATCAAGGGAGGACTAACACTTTATGAGAGCTGCGGcaatggctctttatgatcaatgataggcaataaacaataaacaataaatagaacacaataaatataagcaataaatgaagtaatgagatcaaaagaacatgttagagagcagagagaatgttcttgtgtatttagtattgagcaatagaaccttacaaaatgacaaggatcccctttatatatgagggggaatttcaacatagtacaaatgcattaactgcaaagatatggggctggtacaTCCATTTAATATTTTGATACGTTTTCTGGACTAGTCCACTAGGCTTTGTCAGCTCTGTTCATGCGCCTTTGGAACTTCACCCTGATCTACCGAGGCCACTAATTTAAATTTCCTCGAGGTCAGTCATTACTTACACTACCTCAGAGTCGATCACCGAGAATCCTCTAAGTCGATCACTGAAAATCCTCGAGATGCCTTGATGATCGTGAAATCGAATCGTCGATTTCTACCATATACAGAGTACAACAggctccatgtactcaataagtaacaaacctaacctagATTGAAAGCAGCaacgagctggaacataggtaGGGTCTAACACCATTAACCAATAGCAGTTCATAATAGCGTAAAGCAAGTAAATAAATAAGTACCTCAGAGATATAATGCTCAGCCTTTTTATAGTTTTTCGAAACAGTTCCGCTTTTTAAGTATATTAGTAAACATCCAAATCATTTACCGAAATcgtcaaaaatatgagtaagctTGAAAACTGTAACTTTTCCCCAAAAACTTTTCATCAGGTAAATGtttattttcagatagcatgagaaaaatacatctctatgcctacatgtcaagatacaggtaaaaatcatgaatgtcaccaaaaccgggcagcaaaaggaaaaatgcatctctctACATATATCTCAAGTACGTATGTCAAATGCAATGTCTCTCtcgatgaactcatgtactcacactttcagagtactcaacctcactATCTCGCATTATCTCTTATCGTGCTCAATActtagcacactcaatcactcaacactgtaCAGTActcgttgtggcatgcaacctgatacacatatatatatatatacattatcgactgcgctcactagggttgTGCAAACttcgaaggggctccttcagcccaagcgctataatctacacggacaactcacatgctttagtatcaatatcagaatttgcacagataactcacgtgctacacagacaactcatgtgctacagTATCAATATCAGAATTCGCACGggcaactcatgtgctatagtatcaatatcagatCCGCATGGAGAACTCACATGTTgtacgaacaactcacatgctatagtatcaataacctcacaattaggccctcgacctcactcagtcatcgatctctccagtctcactcacgggctcagaATGTCATGACGCTAGCtcgacaacaatgatataatgtatcaataaataataactgagactgagatatgttatgaatgcataaatatgattgagtacgaaatagcaatgaaatcagtgaaatgacagcaagaaacgaccactatggattccaacagtatcggcataaagcctaaacataatatctagcatgattgacaactcaattactttatcacatgacgaaaacacagatatcaacaaagtagtGCCACTATTCAATGCCATGGAAACAACTGACTCACAATTCACAAGGTGCATGCCCACATgaccgttacctagcatgtgcgtcacctcaataccaatcacacaacacgtaatttggggtttcataccctcagcactaattttagaagagttacttatcttgaacaagctaattccaacaccgagcaagccaagcgatgctccaaaaatttcATTCCACGCGTAGCgtcctccgaacggctcaaaactagccaaaataaCTCATATACACGAGATAAAGCCCCAGGGATCAATTACaattgataaagatcgaatcctaagTCAAATTCTAAATCCGGCCAAAAATCACACCTGGGAcctgcacctcggaacctgataaaactcacaaaatccgacaacccattcaattatgagtccaaccatactagtttcgcTCAATTCTGACTCCGatttgatgttcaaaactcaaaaattcatattatgaaatttctataatgttccccaaatttccatctctaaatactaattaaatgatgaaaacaatgatatattcttgtatattaaccaaatctgaTTTGAAATCAcataccccgatgaatttcttgaaaaaactacgaaaaatcgccacaaacATAGCTCCTAAgatccaaaatgtgaaataatactctaaaCCTCGTTTATATAGTACACCTATGAACtcccaatgtgcggtccgcacaattccaagTGCGGTCACATATCCCAGCTCCTGCAGTCTCACAAAAATGGTGTGGCCGTGCCTTTTGGTGACTGTACTGCCAAgacttagtattttggccataactttctttaAAGATGTCGAAATGATGACTTCCTTatctttatgaaaactagacacgaagggatacaacttttgtttttgaataatctcaaaattatgtgtagatcaaaagatataagcttccgaagtcggaccgaCGAATCTGCAGAACTCTCTGGAGTGCGGCCGCAGGtagaattgtgtggtccgcactcctTCTCCGTACTTTTTTGCTGGATTCACACTCTTATGTGCGTTCTGCACCTCTCCTTCACATCCGCACCCCCAAAAGTGCGAGAACAATATTAGAGTaccgaaatgcccggactcgctcaaaactcaccccgaaacacacccgaggcccctcgggacctcaaccaaaggtaccatCAAGTCATAAAACACCatataaacttagtcgagccctcaaatcaaatcaaacaacaacaaaaatatgaattgcccaccaattcaagcttaatgaacctAAAAcctcaaacttctacaaccgagggcgaaacttatcaaatcacgtccgattgactccaaattttgcatacaagtcataaatgacataatggagctattccaatttccaaaattggaTTTCGATCCCGCTATAAAaaatcaactccccggtcaaacttccaaacttaaattttcgCTTTAGCCAGTTCAAGCCTATTTAAACTACAGACAcccaaataattttccgaacatACTctcagtccaaaatcatcatacggagctattggaatcatgaaatatctattccggggtcatttacacataagtcaatatcccgTCAGCCTTTaaacttaagctttaaactttgaatttcattcttccaaattgactCTGAAATTCCTGAAAACCAAATCTGACGATTCACACAtatcataatacatcataagaagatattcaagacttcaaatagttgaaagtaGCGTAAATGcccaaaatgaccgatcgggtcgttacatcctcccccacttaaacgtaCGTGCATCCTTGAATGTTCCtagagttgttctcaaagccatcaaaccgcagtgtaaccttaccatgcacatacttgggggtgatcccacgtcaccctattccatataggctgacaacacaacataactgaaaatcatttcttcaaccttagtccataagtcttagaatccaatttccaacatctgaaatttctataagatcagaaccTCGCATCCACTCACTATATAAATATGAACAAGCCGTATCAAGCCATATTCGTAACCCAAggtgtaatcacatgatatatctcaacactcaaatactcatagcgataatttctaatcatagtagctgctcaaaaacaacccaataccggtaataagcctcatatcaatcaaatCCTCGTTCTGGAATCTTCGTACACGGCCAATGATGGaataaacatgcagaaactcataactattcatcagatcaacaagtcatggagctccctctccttcgacaagaactatagcaaagTCTAAACCGACTtccaatattatccttccaaacatgttgtaatcaaatccgatagtatccattctaggtccaatgacccaTCTTTTCCAAcatgaccactctagtgacatgacacatcaatacaatctaaagccataactcgtgcaatctgtgcaccaacaACCAACAATCCAAATGTACTTAAACATGGAAAATGATTCAAACAAGAGAACCGTTCCACAAGCTCAACGGGTgccaccacaacgcaatgctagGAGCCCATCACACACCACAAAACCAAACACAAAGGATCATGCCTTAATATAACTCCGCTACAATGCGTAACCCCATCCAAATGCTTGCCATATAATATgcctcgagccaccctgctcgAAATCAATAACTGTGCGAAATCCGAAATCAAGttcccaaagtgcattaccaaaACCACAGAGAAGCAAAGACACAATGACATACAAACCTCGATAGATCATAACCAATAcacaatcaatcatgcaatacccaaatactcatctcgctcaaatttcgctataaggccccaatagaaccgcacatgtgtgcatataaccaacgaatcacaactcctcgtagcatagaagagtagctcacaaatcatttcagaacacgaataagttcaacaatcaccaaatgacacatccctcaataatagcaatGCGGAGCCAACCAATCCAACTCGGTGTAGAAtgcacatcctaattgggcctaccaatgaacccccaaatcaactctagccgcccacaaatagataaataaccttcTGAAAGTCCATAATGaatgaatcataacacatactatcatctggctagcttcggccacacTTCACAATCCACAACCATGCAATAATCTACTCTTGAGAACTTCCAGTCCCCAAATCCATAggacacacgaatcaccatatctgatcccaactccaccacctgAATGTCTAGcatatctctcatacacgatcatcatACGAGGAGTACTTCtctaattcttctgtgccacataacATTATCTGAAAATTAGTAGTCGATTAACCAGGAGAGtgccacaataccaatgaagtaatATCATTCATCTAATCATTTGAAACCATCTATATTGCCTAAGAATTCAGGACCTTCCTTTCAAAATCGaatcgtgaccttgcacatgcaaatctcaatcctacactaCACTtattatgccatcatatgaaaaatacaaaaatctcaaaatcaactatgagtcacaagcaaactacatactcaattagctaagaatcttccatttgatcccatctaggagaaaatcacaatacgcaacatgttcCACACACCAGTAGGAAATATACATCTCAAACCGCGGTAGAATCCATCGAGAACTCTCCgcaacccatttgcacataaccaaaccatcagaattgaatctaactcaaccaagccatgcaGGCCACCAAAACCCAAGAGTACCACCACAAAATACCTCTAGAAACACACTAcctcataagtacccaaagaacagATCATATCCATTAAGGTGGTGAtctaacctactaccaagctgtcctatttctccgagttcctttcgAATTGCCtttaaattgatacttctccttgctagaacaccactatccttaaccaaaactcacagtatgaactctagcatagaaccacaccgccctaaggatcataagccgctgaatgctctcttaatcaccccaaaagtaccacaaccgagatacccactttGAAGAGACCTTCTGCGAATCTAAAGTCGATTCATTACCCTTtctaatactgaaatgtagaatctatAATGATATATAAATACCGCGAGTCTCGATATCCTCCAATGAAAATCTCAAATTCTAGCCATATACCAATCCGCAAAATCCTCAATTACCACATATAAACCTTGAATTCATGAGAACTATTCTCGAGGGTCATCCACTCTACTCGAATCTTAATAGCACTACCCAAACGAATCGAACGACTTGTGCCCCATTCATATCCTAACACCTTAAGAAGTAATTCACACAtctaagcaaccgagcaaattcctactccatgaacactacatccttcacgaataaatcattccatgatttctaTATATCCATAGAGTGTAATATAACCCGTATCAAGAAATTCTCTTacttgagtcatcctcgatctcaacctctataAACAATAATTGATTCGtcagtatacctcaaactgaaaccaatacaacatataaccgtacaatcaactcgtcgataccaaactcccccacttggctcaaagccaaggAATAAGGAATTTGATAACTTACAATACACATGCCATGTTTCTGCCCAAAATCCCGTACTGAAACtcaactaaatccttcacaaGCTcttgtaacacaaaccatctaatatctCAAATCATCTGCGAATCTCGCATTTGCCcttgcattagtcaagccaactCTTATAAGCGATCCACACTTAGATTGTAATATATATAATGCATTTTGTATATGGTAAAATCGAAGGGTCCAAGTTTTCATCGTTACGATATCTGGAAGGCTCGAGACCACGGTTGAGTTTCATCCCTCGGGGGTCATCGacgctcgacctcggggcagtatGATACCAACGGTTACgaaaagaaagtggggagttccTAAGGCGTGTAGCTAGAGCCGACaaagtctgtcaggctagtctgagcTCGCATCATGGCATtaactagctgtcccatctccatatctttgtaataaatgctcttgtactatgttaggattcccccttttatataaaggggatccttatcattatgtaaacatctgttgctcaatattaaatacacaagaacatccTCTTTACTCTCTAACACATTCTTTTTAtctcattacttcatttattgctcatatttattgttcttcatttattgcttattattggccataaagagtcaTCACTGATTTATTTATAACTGTCAGTCTCCATCGACCACCCTCGATAACTCACAGCCGAGCTTTAGACTCAACCCCGAGaccctcgaataggcaagctcaAGGTCCCGATTATTGATcattcggtttggttatcaccttactctcaagctcttatctcgtttctaagtcttttacatagcatcaactgcatAATAACTaccataaaaatagatcatgtatttttagaaccacaaaattaaatttaattgttatcacaattttcacggtaaatagtttggcgcccaccatagggctaaaaataataatgattattttattgttggtttAAATACataagttatctttcacactttttcttgcccaagatctttaATTTCAGGTCATAATGTCTGACTCAGTGAAAAACAATCTTGAGAACCAAggagaaaatggtgtggatgttccaggtgttggtgtaccaccacgaaatCCTGAGAACGCACCAGAACCAATTCCTGTGGATGCTGTCTCACACGATTCTCAACACGTCAATGTAAGCTCCCGCACTAACAGGAGCGTGCACCAAGGAGACTAACAAGAAGCTCAGGAAACACCAGCTAGGGAAGAACGGGAAACTCCCAGCACGGTAGTGCAGGGGACGGCTCCCCCAACCGAGTAGGTACTagagagatcaagcaacaacgggtcggcAACCGATCCCTccatcgtaaagatgctcgaggacatCACAAAGAGGATCGAATAGAGTGAGAaaaagatagaagccaacgacaaaaaggttgagacctataactccagggtcgaccaaattccggtTGCACTCCCGAtcttgaaaggtgtggattcaaaaaagttcatacaaaggcagttcctagaggaagcggctccaaaacccattccaaagaagttcagaatgccataCCTTCCGAAGTAAAatgggacctcagaccccaatgagcacattactgcttacacttgtgtaGTGAAGGGCAATGACCTAAAGGACAATGAGAGTGAGtccgtcttactaaagaagttcggggaaacactctcgaatggggccatgatgtggtatcataacctagctcctaactctatagactcatttgccatgctggcagattcttttataaaggcacatgccagtgccatcaaagtagcaacaaggaaattagacatcttcaagatcaagcagagaGAGAATGAGATGCTAtcagagttcgtatctcgcttttaGATgtaacgaatggaactaccaccagtctccgacgacTAGGAAGCATAGGacttcactcaaggtctcaatGAATGAAGCTTGGTGGCTTCGAAGTAGCTGAAACAGAATCTAGTTGAATATCCCGTTGCGACCTGGTCGGACGTTCACtaccgatatcaatcgaaaattagggtcgaggacgaccaactaggagccccatCGGGCTCTGTATACCCAAGCACGCTTCTGGCGAAGGAtccaaagccaaacaaggaaaTGTACCAGCCATACACCGACGACAGGAGAAACGCCTCGAGGCGTAACATACCCCAAAATGACCGAAGGATGGACCGAAGCCAGAATCTTTAGGGACTCGTCAACAAAGCCGGATTCGATAGGCACACAGGGCCAACGAAGGCACCTCGCTTGTtgaaatacaacttcaatgttgatgtatcagacatcgtgttcgccatcactAAAATCAGAGACATCAGGTGGCCAAGGCccgtacaatcagatccttcacaaaggaaccataacttagtgtgtgaatttcacaacacaaaCGGTCACAAGACtgaggattgccaccaactccaAGAAGAAGTAGCCAAATTACTTAGTAAAGGTCACCTCTAAGAATTCCTCAATGAccgggccaaaaatcagttcaaagaaagagaggcgaccaagaagaacgaaataaatgagccgcaacatgtcatccacatgatcttgggaggcatagATGCCCCGCAGGAGCCcataatgagaagaacaaaagtaaatatcaccagagaaaagcaaactcgaggttacataactgaagatgctctcacattcagcgatgaggacatcgagaccttgtctcagcctcacaacgacgTACTGGTAATATCTTTTCTTATAAATACATTTCagattaaacgtgtacttgtggatccatgtagctcagccaacattatcaggtcgagggtggtagaaCAGCTCGGGCTGCTTGACCAAATTgtacccgcctctcgagtcctcaacggcttcaacatggcaagcgaaacaacgaaaggggaaatcaccctcccagtcattGTGGCCGGCATAacacaaaatgccaaattccatgtcatcgagggagatatgaggtacaacaccttgctcggaaggccatggatacactgcatgagagcagtccTTTCTatcctccatcaaatgatgaaattccagacaaaggatgggattaagaccatctacggggaacaacatgctgTGAGATAAATGTTTGCAGTGCACGATGTGGCCCCTACACCGGTACCTCCACCTTCGAAAGAGCTGAAGGATAAGCAAATAGTAAAATAGCGATAACAAGCTACAATCTCGGCTATCCCTGACTAAACAAAGCAGGGGACCGTACCGCGTCCTTATCACAAGTGACAGAAACATATCAGGGCTCAAAACATCACCGACACATTCTACACTAAGGTATGACCGTCTTCTTTCTCTTTCAATTACATTCTACACTG is drawn from Nicotiana tabacum cultivar K326 chromosome 22, ASM71507v2, whole genome shotgun sequence and contains these coding sequences:
- the LOC107770291 gene encoding protein trichome birefringence-like 43 translates to MGSFSLAVGAASALFVLLCMLNNVNGKLINDLNQLGTNGCDLFQGNWVYDDCYPLYDSSVCPFIEKQFDCLKNGRPDKDYLKYRWQSTGCNLPRFNATEFQLKLKGRRWMFVGDSLSLDQWQSLTCMLHAADPQSEYTSKRIGGTSIFTFSKYNTSYLILRDAFLVDIITKNNGTRVLMLDSLSAAAQWKEIDVLIFDSWHWWLHTGRKQAWDLVQDGNSTYKDAPRLILYEKALNTWAKWVDSEVDTTKTKIFFQGVSPDHDNCAGVTQPLKSTQGPRPGELVLEKVLRGMKKPVHLLNVTTLSQYRADGHPSVYGFGGHRNIDCTHWCVAGVADTWNQLLSAVLDQF